A window of the Danio aesculapii chromosome 10, fDanAes4.1, whole genome shotgun sequence genome harbors these coding sequences:
- the sparta gene encoding spartin a isoform X1 has product MQSSEPAEISVIRENYDKALQCLNTGLQFDEAGNKDQALVLYRLGRRHLLSGLRVDTRGGRCTGRCWDSARKTQLKMGETLRTITARLGALESASNPGQTLYPTLPVFQDKRAFNSRGASGRAPSRPVSPPVGFTVPNELPPAYTPQPTDGHLSLSHGANKSFPDAPHQASRRQAAAPVNLREAGMEIMFLPSGVQMFFVSAEGRVTAPSYPGYLRIIVYSQDGSANTGYAPAYLQVCDWIYPLYPDSPVLLSNNGVFTFPDTTAAVPGSYVGVVLSSDLPAGERDLFQEQLSVLAQLRVQVDEEGFGATGTDTNLSEKIPLSEASQMPEDKTAPVWSEKMSQSILAGSSWLGRGLVRGAEATGKAIQRGGTKLRDNITPEETPAEVSPKVTKGLNAAKQATGGAVKVSQFLVDGVAAVAGKVGKELAPHVKKHGSKLIPESLKKGKDGSSKMDGAKLVAGSSIQGLSTLWTSLETAGKTIGKSLSSETVTTVRHKYGDDAGQAADTAVQSAVNVGVTAFNMDNVCLKGVLKAASKQTTKEAVKDAPKGEETEDKDKSPKKG; this is encoded by the exons ATGCAGTCGTCAGAACCCGCTGAAATAAGCGTCATTCGCGAGAACTACGACAAAGCTCTGCAGTGTCTGAACACCGGGCTTCAGTTTGATGAAGCAGGCAATAAAGACCAGGCTCTGGTCCTCTATAGGCTGGGCCGCCGGCACCTGCTCAGCGGGCTGCGTGTGGACACGCGGGGCGGGCGCTGCACCGGCCGCTGCTGGGACTCTGCCCGAAAAACACAGCTGAAGATGGGGGAGACACTGCGCACCATCACCGCTCGCCTCGGGGCTCTAGAGTCCGCTTCAAACCCGGGTCAGACACTTTACCCGACTCTACCTGTCTTCCAGGACAAG AGAGCATTTAACAGCAGAGGAGCCTCAGGAAGGGCCCCTTCTCGCCCTGTTTCCCCTCCGGTGGGCTTCACTGTGCCCAATGAACTCCCACCAGCCTACACTCCTCAGCCAACAGACGGGCATCTGTCACTCTCTCATGGAGCCAACAAGTCGTTTCCAGATGCCCCACACCAGGCGTCCCGGCGTCAGGCTGCGGCCCCGGTCAATCTCAGAGAGGCCGGGATGGAGATTATGTTCTTGCCCAGCGGGGTGCAGATGTTTTTTGTGTCTGCTGAGGGTCGGGTCACTGCCCCTTCTTATCCAGGATACCTGAGGATCATCGTATACAGCCAGGATGGCAGTGCCAACACTGGCTATGCTCCAGCTTACCTGCAG GTTTGTGACTGGATCTACCCACTGTATCCAGACTCTCCTGTCTTACTGAGCAACAATGGTGTGTTTACCTTTCCTGACACCACAGCAGCGGTGCCGGGGTCCTACGTTGGAGTTGTGCTGTCCTCCGATCTGCCTGCAGGGGAGAGAGATCTGTTCCAGGAGCAGCTGTCGGTGCTGGCGCAGCTCCGGGTCCAG GTAGATGAAGAAGGCTTCGGCGCTACAGGAACAGACACAAACCTGAGTGAGAAGATTCCTCTATCAGAAGCATCTCAAATGCCAGAGGATAAAACTGCCCCTGTGTGGAGTGAAAAGATGTCACAGAGCATCCTAGCAG GCTCCTCGTGGCTGGGTCGGGGTCTTGTGCGAGGAGCAGAAGCGACTGGTAAAGCCATTCAGAGAGGAGGGACAAAACTGCGGGACAACATCACCCCAGAGGAGACTCCAGCAGAGGTCAGTCCTAAAGTCACCAAAGGCCTCAACGCAGCCAAACAGGCCACTGGCGGAGCGGTCAAAGTCAGCCAGTTTCTGG TGGATGGTGTAGCTGCCGTAGCGGGTAAAGTTGGGAAGGAACTTGCTCCACATGTGAAAAAACATGGTAGCAAACTCATCCCAGAATCCCTCAAGAAAGGCAAAGATGGGAGCTCCAAAATGGATGGAGCCAAGCTAGTGGCTGGAAGCAGCATACAAG GTTTATCGACTCTCTGGACAAGTCTGGAAACGGCAGGAAAGACTATTGGGAAAAGTTTATCATCAGAGACGGTGACCACTGTGAGGCACAA GTATGGAGACGACGCAGGACAAGCGGCAGACACTGCAGTCCAGTCTGCTGTCAATGTAGGGGTCACAGCATTTAATATGGACAATGTGTGCCTCAAGGGTGTGCTGAAGGCCGCAAGCAAACAGACTACAAAGGAAGCGGTCAAAGACGCACCAAAAGGAGAAGAAACTGAGGACAAAGACAAGTCACCAAAGAAAGGATGA
- the sparta gene encoding spartin a isoform X2 produces MQSSEPAEISVIRENYDKALQCLNTGLQFDEAGNKDQALVLYRLGRRHLLSGLRVDTRGGRCTGRCWDSARKTQLKMGETLRTITARLGALESASNPGQTLYPTLPVFQDKRAFNSRGASGRAPSRPVSPPVGFTVPNELPPAYTPQPTDGHLSLSHGANKSFPDAPHQASRRQAAAPVNLREAGMEIMFLPSGVQMFFVSAEGRVTAPSYPGYLRIIVYSQDGSANTGYAPAYLQVCDWIYPLYPDSPVLLSNNGVFTFPDTTAAVPGSYVGVVLSSDLPAGERDLFQEQLSVLAQLRVQVDEEGFGATGTDTNLSEKIPLSEASQMPEDKTAPVWSEKMSQSILAGSSWLGRGLVRGAEATGKAIQRGGTKLRDNITPEETPAEVSPKVTKGLNAAKQATGGAVKVSQFLVDGVAAVAGKVGKELAPHVKKHGSKLIPESLKKGKDGSSKMDGAKLVAGSSIQGLSTLWTSLETAGKTIGKSLSSETVTTVRHKFRGLGSILDPPSGV; encoded by the exons ATGCAGTCGTCAGAACCCGCTGAAATAAGCGTCATTCGCGAGAACTACGACAAAGCTCTGCAGTGTCTGAACACCGGGCTTCAGTTTGATGAAGCAGGCAATAAAGACCAGGCTCTGGTCCTCTATAGGCTGGGCCGCCGGCACCTGCTCAGCGGGCTGCGTGTGGACACGCGGGGCGGGCGCTGCACCGGCCGCTGCTGGGACTCTGCCCGAAAAACACAGCTGAAGATGGGGGAGACACTGCGCACCATCACCGCTCGCCTCGGGGCTCTAGAGTCCGCTTCAAACCCGGGTCAGACACTTTACCCGACTCTACCTGTCTTCCAGGACAAG AGAGCATTTAACAGCAGAGGAGCCTCAGGAAGGGCCCCTTCTCGCCCTGTTTCCCCTCCGGTGGGCTTCACTGTGCCCAATGAACTCCCACCAGCCTACACTCCTCAGCCAACAGACGGGCATCTGTCACTCTCTCATGGAGCCAACAAGTCGTTTCCAGATGCCCCACACCAGGCGTCCCGGCGTCAGGCTGCGGCCCCGGTCAATCTCAGAGAGGCCGGGATGGAGATTATGTTCTTGCCCAGCGGGGTGCAGATGTTTTTTGTGTCTGCTGAGGGTCGGGTCACTGCCCCTTCTTATCCAGGATACCTGAGGATCATCGTATACAGCCAGGATGGCAGTGCCAACACTGGCTATGCTCCAGCTTACCTGCAG GTTTGTGACTGGATCTACCCACTGTATCCAGACTCTCCTGTCTTACTGAGCAACAATGGTGTGTTTACCTTTCCTGACACCACAGCAGCGGTGCCGGGGTCCTACGTTGGAGTTGTGCTGTCCTCCGATCTGCCTGCAGGGGAGAGAGATCTGTTCCAGGAGCAGCTGTCGGTGCTGGCGCAGCTCCGGGTCCAG GTAGATGAAGAAGGCTTCGGCGCTACAGGAACAGACACAAACCTGAGTGAGAAGATTCCTCTATCAGAAGCATCTCAAATGCCAGAGGATAAAACTGCCCCTGTGTGGAGTGAAAAGATGTCACAGAGCATCCTAGCAG GCTCCTCGTGGCTGGGTCGGGGTCTTGTGCGAGGAGCAGAAGCGACTGGTAAAGCCATTCAGAGAGGAGGGACAAAACTGCGGGACAACATCACCCCAGAGGAGACTCCAGCAGAGGTCAGTCCTAAAGTCACCAAAGGCCTCAACGCAGCCAAACAGGCCACTGGCGGAGCGGTCAAAGTCAGCCAGTTTCTGG TGGATGGTGTAGCTGCCGTAGCGGGTAAAGTTGGGAAGGAACTTGCTCCACATGTGAAAAAACATGGTAGCAAACTCATCCCAGAATCCCTCAAGAAAGGCAAAGATGGGAGCTCCAAAATGGATGGAGCCAAGCTAGTGGCTGGAAGCAGCATACAAG GTTTATCGACTCTCTGGACAAGTCTGGAAACGGCAGGAAAGACTATTGGGAAAAGTTTATCATCAGAGACGGTGACCACTGTGAGGCACAA ATTTAGGGGTCTAGGGAGTATCTTGGACCCCCCTAGTGGTGTATAA